From the Pseudomonas syringae KCTC 12500 genome, the window AACCCATTAGCGGAAATGAGTGAAAGCAACGACCCTGCCGAACGCCATCTGGCATTGGCGCATGGCGATTCGTTAATACAGCGCAATCCTGAAAAGCTATTCAGCTCACTGGGCCAGGCCTACCCACACGCAAAAAAAATCGAAGCGATCTATAGCCGCGAGACAAATGGGCCTTATAAGAATTACGCTGCAGCCAGCGATATAATAGAGCTGGCCTCAACTTACATGGAGGGAGGCCTGTACATGGACGCGGATGTCGCGGTCGGACAGCCGCTCGGGAGCCTCGATGCACCCAATGGATTTCTTGTACACATTGAAGAAAATTTGACGTCTAACGCCGTACTCGCCTCCGCACCCCGAGGCAAAATGGCTGGTGAAATAATGGACACCATCGTTGACCTTTACACAACAAGCCCTAGTATGATGGAGAACAATGAAAATTATGGATGGGCAAAGAAACGCAGTACCCCGGGTGAAGGACTATTCAGCCGATTGAAGTTAACCATGCACATGACCGGCCCCTCGTTGATCCGCAGCTTCCTGCCGGCAACCGCGGAAGAAAATAAAGCCTACGCTGTACCTCATGATAAGTTTTTCTACCGTGAGACACCCCGCACAGATAACATGCAACCGGAACAACGATCACTGTCCAACATTTTTTTTCGCGGTTTCAAGCGCGGACTAAATGGTGAAGGACGCTGGGCAAATGTCCGCCCAGGCAGAAGAGCTTCAATATAATAAAACTTGAAACGTGATACCGTACAACGCACAGAGCAAGGCAATGACAATAAAGCCAATACACCTAAATCTGTACTACATTTCCCACAAAAAATGGAGATATTTCAGTGCGCTGCAAAGGTTGCTGACCACCACGTTCGATAAAAATAAAGATTACGCTGCTGAAACATATGGATACCTGTATGCAACGTAAGACCGATCGAACGTGGAGTTTTAAACATGGCATTTGACGCATATATCAAAATCGAAGGCATTCCAGGCGAAGCGCTGGATGATCGCTACAAGGACTGTATCGAGATCACCGGGTATGGTTTCGGCATGCACCAAAGTACTTCCGCCACGGCGAGTTCTTCAGGAGGCGCCTCGTCGGGTCGGACGTCCTTGAGTGATTTCACGTTCACCAAATCACTGGACAAGTCGAGCTGCAAACTCATGGAAACGCTGTGCGCGGGCAGGCATCTGAAGGAAGTCGTCTTGTCATTGCATCGTGCAGGCGGAGACAAGGTCAAATACTTTGAAGTGCTGCTGGAAGAAGTCATCATTTCCAACTACACCCAGCATGCCAATGATGGCATCCCCAGCGAGACCATCAGCCTGAACTACGGAAAAATCAAAACCACCTACACCCAGCAGAAAAGATCTGACGGTGCCGGTGGAGGGAATGTCTCGGGTGGCTGGAACCGCATCAACAACAAGGTCTATTCCTGACGTCTTGAACGCTCACGCATAAAACGTCACGACATGATCAAGGAAGGACTATGGCACGGCCATTTTTTACCGCCGCCTGGGCGGCTTCGCAACATATTTATGATCCGGTAGCGCCGGAAAAGCGAGTGGCAGAGGTGATTGGGGGGGTCGTCGCGAAGAACATAAACAACCCTGATCCTTCTACAAAATGGAGGAACACCTGTGCTGTTCGATTAAGTTACATCCTGAACCACTCAGGACTGAAGATACCTAAAGTATCTAAACAGACAGTCTCCGGCGCAGATCAGCACCAGTACTTCTTCCGTGTATCGAACCTGAAAAGCTTTTTGGAAACGCACTGGGGCAAGCCTGAAGTCGTCAAATACCCACCTTCTGACGGCGGAGCGCTTGCAAGAAAAAAAGGAATTATATTATTTGAAATATCGGGCTGGACAGACGCAAAAGGCCATGCAACGTTATTTGACGGCAATCTTTGCTATGACCATTGCTACTTTAACGAGCCCGACGTCAACTACCGTACGGATACGGCAAACTTTTGGAGCCTAACCTCATGAAGTTTCTCTTCACAGCCTTCACATTCTGTCTCGCACTCGTGACAACCGAGAGCTTCGCACATACAAAACCTTCATCACCAGAGGGCATGCACCGAAGCTATGAAAAAAACTTCAAGGACCTGGTCCTCGCTACCTGTATAGCAAACGCTTACGCATATGACGTAAAGGTCGGAATTGACGCTGGAAGTAGCGTCACCGCCATTGAGGACTGGGCAAATTACGACTGGGAAGTGGGGCCTGATGAAATACGAGCACTCGTAAAAAAGTATCTGACCAGAGATTATACAAACCCCTTAACCGAGTCCGAGATAAAAGGTGTGAAATTTGACCTTTTAAAGTGCCTGGATCTTTACCACAGTAAGGATCTGAATGACTTGACAAAAAAGACTGTCGTAAATCCAACACACACCTACATGCAAGACTACAAATAAAATCCATATTCACAGGGAGGTTCGTAGAATGAAATCACGTCTTGCGGCCCTTACAGCATCTCTAGTCTTGGCACCATCCAACTGCTTTGCCTACACCCCCACCTCATCGCCCGAAGGAATGTACAGAACCTTTGAAAAAAACTACAAGGAAATGGCGCTAGCCACCTGCATAACCACCGCTTATAAATATGACGTAAACGTCGGAATTGACGCGGGCAGCAGTGTCAGTGCGATGCGTGACTGGACCTACTATGACATGGAAAAAAGTCCTCTTGCCGTCAAGGCCCTGGTTGAAAAATACCTCGCGCGAGACTACACAAACCCGTTGGCCGAATCCCAGATCAAGGGTATAAAATTCGACCTGCTGAAATGCCTGGACATGTATCACAGCAAGGAGCTCGACGCGTTGACGAAGAAGGTCGTGACCCACCCGAATCAGAGCTACATGCAGAATATCAAAAAGCCTTAACCACTCCCTTCATGCAACAAGCCTGTCCGGCAAACGCTGCACAGGCTATTTTCATTACATGCGCTCTACTCCGCACATTATCTATAGGGCGGAGACACATCATGCTGATTCAATGTGATCCGATAGTTTCTTAAGGTCTCGCCCTCGGTGATGTACTGCTTGCTGAAATACTGACAAACAGCCCTCGTCACTTCCCCCGCCTACACCGAAAACATCTTCAGAAAACCCATTTCGATAATTCTTGTAGGAATTATCAGCAGGACGCATCCCTTCCAATTGAAGGAAATTTCCGAGAAAATCCCGGCCTCTTGCGCTTGGCTATTCAGGTCTCTAGCCTTCATCGATCGCTGCCCAATCAGCGATCAGGTTTGGTAGACCTGCTTTTGCTGGCGCAATGTGCCACCTCCGCGAGGCGATCTCTTTCGTCCCGTTTTCATGGTGGCCGTGCGCATGGCATCTCCGGATGCACCGGGTGCCAGCAGCCGGTCTACCAACTTGCACACGGCCGCCACCTTATCGTTTGGTAGCGATGAGTGACGGCTCCCACAAGTTCTGCTGGAGTTGCAAACATGCCCGATAAAATCGTCCCCGACCCGCCCACCGCCCTGTTCACCGTCAACGCATCCGTCAGCCAGGAGGAAGCGCTCAACTACACTTCGGATCTGCTGCGCTGCATCATTACGACGGCCTATGAGTCCGGCGACAGCACTCAGGGCACCAGCCGTGATCTGGCGTTTTCGGTGTTGCACATGGCCGAGATGGCCAAAGCCATGGTTGACCGCTCACTGGAATGCATCGTTTGACCAG encodes:
- a CDS encoding type VI secretion system amidase immunity protein Tai4, which produces MKSRLAALTASLVLAPSNCFAYTPTSSPEGMYRTFEKNYKEMALATCITTAYKYDVNVGIDAGSSVSAMRDWTYYDMEKSPLAVKALVEKYLARDYTNPLAESQIKGIKFDLLKCLDMYHSKELDALTKKVVTHPNQSYMQNIKKP
- a CDS encoding type VI secretion system amidase effector protein Tae4, coding for MARPFFTAAWAASQHIYDPVAPEKRVAEVIGGVVAKNINNPDPSTKWRNTCAVRLSYILNHSGLKIPKVSKQTVSGADQHQYFFRVSNLKSFLETHWGKPEVVKYPPSDGGALARKKGIILFEISGWTDAKGHATLFDGNLCYDHCYFNEPDVNYRTDTANFWSLTS
- a CDS encoding Hcp family type VI secretion system effector; protein product: MAFDAYIKIEGIPGEALDDRYKDCIEITGYGFGMHQSTSATASSSGGASSGRTSLSDFTFTKSLDKSSCKLMETLCAGRHLKEVVLSLHRAGGDKVKYFEVLLEEVIISNYTQHANDGIPSETISLNYGKIKTTYTQQKRSDGAGGGNVSGGWNRINNKVYS
- a CDS encoding DUF6124 family protein — translated: MPDKIVPDPPTALFTVNASVSQEEALNYTSDLLRCIITTAYESGDSTQGTSRDLAFSVLHMAEMAKAMVDRSLECIV
- a CDS encoding type VI secretion system amidase immunity protein Tai4 — its product is MKFLFTAFTFCLALVTTESFAHTKPSSPEGMHRSYEKNFKDLVLATCIANAYAYDVKVGIDAGSSVTAIEDWANYDWEVGPDEIRALVKKYLTRDYTNPLTESEIKGVKFDLLKCLDLYHSKDLNDLTKKTVVNPTHTYMQDYK